The proteins below are encoded in one region of Juglans microcarpa x Juglans regia isolate MS1-56 chromosome 4D, Jm3101_v1.0, whole genome shotgun sequence:
- the LOC121260973 gene encoding uncharacterized Rho GTPase-activating protein At5g61530-like → MPSVTSPQWQEKASGFFSSSGVKLKEARQSAGTFVGEVAKDAKYNFTDVAERVGSMVKSRWAFLQQPSTRHAVQERLISAAATTGTLLRKGVSETKDKVVVGKTKVEEVAKKTAQKSKTILTDIERWQKGVASTDVFGVPIEVTVQQQQSSRPIPHILVKCADYLIVSGLNSPDLLKSEGDKKVIQQLVSIYNQDSNASLPEGVNPVDIAALIKCYLACLPEPLTTFELYNEIKGARSSIHAMRNILKRLPIVNYMTLEFITALLLRVSQKSLLNKMDVRSLAMDMAPLIIWQRGRKPEFYKKYWSEPSNGPSKNLDPPPNYSAWDMLAEEGEAMDASSLIPLDDGMPVDFGAIEVVQCLIEHHNAIFTDANETIWR, encoded by the exons ATGCCGTCCGTCACATCGCCTCAGTGGCAGGAGAAGGCTAGCggtttcttttcttcctcag GGGTGAAGCTTAAAGAAGCCAGGCAATCGGCCGGGACATTTGTGGGGGAGGTTGCAAAGGATGCGAAGTACAACTTCACTGATGTGGCGGAGCGTGTTGGCTCCATGGTGAAAAGTCGATGGGCATTTCTACAGCAGCCATCCACAAGGCACGCCGTTCAGGAACGTCTTATATCCGCTGCTGCTACCACCGGTACATTGCTTAGGAAGGGCGTCTCCGAGACAAAGGACAAGGTTGTCGTCGGGAAGACAAAAGTTGAAGAG GTGGCAAAGAAGACTGCGCAAAAAAGTAAGACCATCTTGACTGACATTGAAAGATGGCAGAAG GGAGTTGCTAGCACTGATG tATTTGGAGTTCCAATTGAGGTCACAGTGCAACAACAACAATCCAGCAGGCCCATTCCCCATATTTTGGTCAAATGTGCAGACTATCTCATAGTATCTG GATTAAACTCACCAGACCTTTTAAAGTCTGAAGGAGATAAAAAGGTCATTCAACAATTGGTTTCAATATACAACCAAG ATTCAAATGCGTCATTACCAGAGGGAGTAAATCCAGTCGACATAGCAGCTCTAATAAAATGCTATCTAGCCTGCCTTCCTGAGCCACTAACTACATTTGAGCTTTATAATGAGATCAAAGGTGCCCGTTCTAGCATACATGCAATGAGAAACATACTTAAGAGGCTTCCTATTGTAAACTACATGACCCTGGAATTTATTACTGCTCTGTTACTCCGTGTTAGCCAGAAGTCACTTCTTAACAAG ATGGATGTCCGAAGCCTTGCGATGGACATGGCCCCCCTTATTATTTGGCAGAGGGGACGGAAACcggaattttataagaaatattgGAGTGAACCATCCAATGGTCCTTCCAAAAATTTGGATCCCCCGCCTAATTACAGTGCATGGGACATGCTTGCTG AGGAGGGTGAAGCTATGGACGCATCCTCTCTCATTCCCTTGGACGATGGCATGCCTGTTGACTTTGGTGCTATTGAGGTTGTTCAGTGTCTTATAGAACACCACAATGCAATTTTCACAGATGCAAATGAGACGATTTGGAGATGA